In the genome of Carnobacterium pleistocenium FTR1, one region contains:
- the hemA gene encoding glutamyl-tRNA reductase → MVLLKILLYGISHKTTPIEIRENYTIEEQKIPEQLAEIKSFSGVEEAVILSTCNRTEYYLYIDQNTFMHGEMLRYLSNYTGYEISEVISTSYGKSNYEAAEHLFSVATGLDSLIIGETQILSQVKQAFAFAIAQKTSGPILNSLFNKAISFSKKMHTKTNLDQLSFNPGTAAVKIYKEEWQSITDKRFLLIGTGKMIQLTAKTLFYQGATHITLTGRNEQKVKDLEHELNLWAQAILHTDVLNRYFFTADFNHLPMSIAVADGIIAATKAQYHLITEKTIEEMAAIRLTMKKQLFMDFSVPRNIEPSIQYIDGIQVFDMDQISFRLEKVDLDKEKIVRKIAVDLNEEVAAFKHWFKERNAVPYLDELNEHVLELKEKTLSSLERKLPELTTHQILLIDKHMHSMINQMKRKPIESLKEFARKNASKESKNDLKVFAEALGISVELDDTEQSSEVLAAESQGISIESNDTI, encoded by the coding sequence ATTGAAATTAGAGAAAACTACACAATTGAAGAACAAAAAATCCCCGAACAACTTGCTGAAATCAAATCGTTTTCAGGCGTTGAAGAAGCGGTGATTCTTTCAACGTGCAATCGCACAGAATACTATCTTTATATTGATCAAAATACTTTTATGCATGGTGAGATGCTTCGCTACCTTTCAAATTATACTGGATATGAAATTTCTGAAGTGATATCTACAAGTTATGGAAAGTCGAATTATGAAGCTGCTGAACATCTTTTTAGTGTAGCTACGGGACTTGATTCGTTGATCATTGGAGAGACTCAAATACTAAGTCAAGTGAAACAAGCTTTTGCTTTTGCTATTGCTCAGAAGACATCTGGTCCAATTCTAAATTCTTTATTTAATAAAGCTATTTCTTTTTCTAAAAAAATGCATACTAAAACGAACTTAGACCAATTATCTTTTAACCCTGGGACGGCTGCTGTCAAAATATATAAAGAAGAATGGCAAAGTATAACTGACAAGCGGTTTCTTTTGATTGGGACAGGAAAAATGATTCAATTAACAGCAAAAACGTTATTTTATCAAGGGGCAACTCACATAACACTGACTGGTCGCAATGAACAAAAAGTTAAGGATCTAGAGCACGAATTAAATTTATGGGCACAAGCAATTCTCCATACAGATGTGTTAAATCGCTATTTTTTTACAGCTGATTTTAACCATCTACCAATGTCTATAGCTGTTGCCGATGGTATAATTGCGGCTACTAAAGCACAGTATCACCTAATAACAGAAAAAACAATTGAAGAAATGGCCGCTATTCGTTTAACTATGAAAAAGCAACTATTCATGGATTTTTCTGTTCCAAGAAATATTGAACCCAGCATCCAATATATTGACGGTATTCAAGTTTTTGATATGGATCAAATTAGTTTTCGTTTAGAGAAAGTTGATTTGGATAAAGAAAAAATCGTTAGAAAAATTGCAGTGGATCTAAATGAAGAAGTAGCAGCCTTTAAGCATTGGTTTAAAGAAAGAAATGCCGTTCCTTATTTAGACGAACTAAATGAACATGTGCTAGAATTAAAAGAGAAGACATTATCCAGTTTAGAGAGAAAATTACCTGAATTAACTACTCATCAAATTCTTTTGATCGACAAACATATGCATAGTATGATCAATCAAATGAAGCGAAAACCAATTGAATCATTAAAAGAATTTGCTAGGAAAAATGCTTCAAAAGAATCGAAAAATGATTTAAAAGTATTCGCCGAAGCATTAGGGATCTCAGTTGAATTAGACGACACAGAACAATCATCTGAAGTACTTGCGGCAGAAAGTCAGGGGATCAGCATTGAGAGTAACGACACAATCTGA
- the hemL gene encoding glutamate-1-semialdehyde 2,1-aminomutase, with protein sequence MRVTTQSEKAFEKALNLMPGGVSSPVRAFKSVDVPPVFIQKGKGSHITDIDGNDYIDYVLGWGPLILGHANDQVIHEIQRAAGLGTSFGMPTLLENQLAELVIQRVPSVEMVRFVNSGTEATMSALRLARGFTRRDKIVKLEGSYHGHEDALLVKVGSGVATLGLPDSPGVPKSTTSNTLVTPYNDLEAITELFQAYPGEIAAVIVEPVAGNMGVIPPLKGFLEGLRSLTENDGALLIFDEVMSGFRVGYHSAQGYYNVLPDLTCLGKVIGGGVPVGAYGGRRDIMEHIAPAGSVYQAGTLSGNPIAMSAGIATLSQLTEEDYLYFEILGDKLEKEIISLSALYDVPITVNRAGSMIGLFFNKGPVTNYQQSKASNTVSFADYYREMINHGILLPPSQFEGLFLSTTHTIEDIEKTLEAMEASFKVLKAVE encoded by the coding sequence TTGAGAGTAACGACACAATCTGAAAAAGCTTTTGAAAAAGCACTAAATTTAATGCCTGGAGGAGTAAGCAGTCCTGTAAGAGCATTTAAATCGGTAGATGTACCTCCTGTATTTATTCAAAAAGGTAAAGGAAGCCATATTACTGATATAGATGGCAATGACTACATTGATTATGTCTTAGGATGGGGACCGTTGATCCTAGGTCATGCAAATGATCAGGTCATACATGAAATTCAACGTGCAGCAGGTCTTGGAACCAGTTTTGGTATGCCAACTCTTCTAGAGAATCAATTAGCAGAATTGGTGATTCAACGTGTACCTTCTGTCGAAATGGTTCGTTTTGTAAATTCTGGCACAGAAGCAACGATGAGTGCGTTACGTTTGGCTAGAGGTTTTACACGCAGAGATAAAATAGTGAAGTTAGAAGGAAGTTACCATGGTCATGAGGATGCCTTATTAGTAAAAGTTGGCTCTGGCGTTGCGACGCTAGGATTACCAGATTCACCCGGAGTTCCAAAAAGTACTACATCAAATACTCTGGTTACACCTTATAATGATTTAGAAGCAATCACAGAGCTTTTCCAAGCTTATCCTGGTGAAATTGCAGCTGTCATTGTAGAACCTGTAGCGGGAAATATGGGCGTTATACCACCCTTGAAAGGTTTTCTAGAAGGCTTACGTTCTTTAACAGAAAATGATGGAGCTTTATTGATATTTGATGAAGTCATGTCTGGTTTTAGAGTAGGTTATCATAGTGCACAAGGGTATTATAACGTATTACCAGACTTAACTTGTTTAGGTAAAGTTATTGGTGGAGGCGTACCCGTAGGAGCCTACGGTGGTAGGAGAGACATCATGGAGCATATTGCGCCAGCAGGAAGTGTCTATCAAGCGGGTACCTTATCTGGAAATCCTATAGCGATGTCTGCAGGAATTGCTACACTATCTCAACTAACTGAAGAAGATTATCTTTATTTTGAGATCTTAGGGGATAAATTAGAAAAAGAGATCATTTCACTAAGTGCTTTATACGACGTTCCCATCACCGTCAATCGTGCTGGTAGCATGATTGGATTATTCTTTAATAAAGGACCTGTGACTAACTATCAGCAAAGCAAAGCAAGTAATACAGTTTCTTTTGCTGACTACTATAGAGAAATGATCAATCATGGCATCTTGCTGCCTCCTTCTCAATTTGAAGGACTTTTCTTATCGACTACCCACACAATAGAGGATATCGAAAAAACATTAGAAGCTATGGAAGCAAGTTTTAAAGTGTTAAAAGCTGTAGAATAA
- a CDS encoding nucleoside triphosphate pyrophosphohydrolase family protein, with protein MEFNEYQKLANRTLYGNEQVLTNCALGVASEAGELVDLVKKYTFHGHDLDKKELTKELGDVLWYLSQIAEWADIPFEEAAVQNIEKLKKRYPDGFSEDRSRNRVK; from the coding sequence ATGGAATTTAATGAGTATCAGAAGTTAGCTAACCGCACTTTATATGGAAATGAACAAGTTTTGACTAATTGTGCTTTAGGAGTAGCCAGTGAAGCCGGTGAGCTAGTTGATTTAGTCAAAAAGTATACTTTTCATGGTCATGATTTAGATAAAAAAGAACTAACCAAAGAACTTGGAGATGTTTTATGGTACTTATCACAAATTGCGGAATGGGCAGATATTCCTTTTGAAGAAGCAGCTGTACAAAATATTGAAAAATTGAAAAAACGTTACCCGGATGGATTTTCTGAAGATAGAAGCCGTAATCGGGTTAAATGA
- a CDS encoding SPJ_0845 family protein — translation MGLIHKAETSLDDLFSQFAIDPEEDIIIPKLETNALLDENEKTASLEKNDKKKKH, via the coding sequence ATGGGACTAATTCATAAAGCAGAAACAAGTTTAGATGATTTGTTTAGTCAATTCGCTATCGACCCTGAGGAAGACATCATCATTCCCAAACTTGAAACAAACGCTCTTTTAGATGAAAATGAAAAAACTGCTTCTTTAGAAAAAAATGACAAAAAAAAGAAACATTGA
- a CDS encoding ABC transporter substrate-binding protein/permease, which translates to MKKKSLYLVILSLITVFGLFMPVETVAAADTALEDIQNKGTLVVGTSADFPPYEFHAVVDGVDTIVGMDISIAQKIATDLGVELEIEDIGFDSLLPALESEKIDIVISGMSPTEERKQSVDFSNVYYTGGQNIVVRETDKDIYTSTDDLAEMKVGVQTGSLQESIAQEQMPDSELLSLSKITDLILALKTNKIEAILMEKPSADAYIGSDAQLLTFDGGFVLEEGEQGTAIAFKQDTESLVDAVNTSLTEIEEQDLISGYLAEAGTYLQDAQQDTDADVETDSNNSIFNYWRYFLNGTGYTILISVVSVFFGSILGVILSFMRMSKNKIMKFVATAYVEFVRGTPMLIQVMFIYFAVGYLINIPALASGIIAVSLNSAAYICEIIRSGLNSVPKGQAEAARSLGMSQKISMRQIIFPQALKNIWPALGNEFITVIKESSIVSIIGVSDLIFQTRVVTSVSYRGVAPLVVTMIIYFILTFSLTKLLNHYEGKMNHD; encoded by the coding sequence ATGAAAAAGAAATCATTATATTTAGTTATACTTAGTTTAATAACTGTTTTCGGGCTATTTATGCCAGTCGAAACTGTAGCTGCTGCTGATACAGCTTTAGAAGATATTCAAAATAAAGGAACGTTGGTTGTAGGGACTAGTGCTGATTTTCCACCATACGAATTTCATGCTGTAGTCGATGGAGTAGATACAATAGTCGGAATGGATATTTCGATTGCTCAAAAAATTGCAACTGATTTAGGTGTAGAATTAGAAATCGAGGATATCGGTTTCGATAGTCTTTTGCCCGCCTTAGAATCAGAAAAAATAGATATAGTTATTTCTGGTATGAGTCCAACTGAGGAACGTAAGCAAAGTGTTGATTTCTCCAATGTTTATTATACGGGAGGACAAAATATTGTTGTAAGAGAAACAGATAAAGATATTTATACAAGTACTGATGATCTAGCAGAAATGAAAGTTGGTGTTCAAACAGGTTCTCTTCAAGAATCAATTGCTCAAGAACAAATGCCTGATTCAGAACTGCTTAGCTTATCTAAAATCACCGATCTTATTTTAGCATTAAAGACAAATAAAATTGAAGCCATTTTAATGGAAAAACCGAGTGCAGATGCTTACATAGGCAGTGATGCTCAATTACTAACATTTGATGGGGGCTTCGTTTTAGAAGAAGGAGAGCAAGGAACGGCAATTGCTTTTAAACAAGACACAGAGTCATTGGTAGATGCTGTAAATACTTCTTTAACAGAAATTGAAGAACAAGATTTAATTTCTGGTTATTTAGCAGAAGCCGGAACTTATTTACAAGATGCACAACAAGATACTGATGCAGATGTAGAAACAGATAGTAACAACAGCATTTTTAATTATTGGAGATACTTTTTAAATGGTACCGGGTATACAATTCTAATTTCAGTTGTGAGTGTCTTTTTTGGTTCAATATTAGGGGTTATTTTATCCTTTATGAGAATGAGTAAAAATAAAATCATGAAATTTGTAGCCACTGCTTATGTTGAATTTGTTCGTGGAACACCTATGCTGATACAAGTTATGTTTATCTATTTCGCAGTCGGTTACCTGATAAATATTCCAGCATTAGCATCAGGGATCATCGCTGTTTCCTTAAATAGTGCAGCCTATATTTGTGAAATTATTCGTTCTGGTTTAAATTCAGTACCTAAAGGGCAAGCTGAAGCTGCAAGAAGTTTAGGTATGAGTCAAAAAATCTCCATGCGTCAAATTATTTTCCCTCAAGCACTTAAAAACATTTGGCCAGCTTTGGGAAATGAATTTATTACCGTTATTAAAGAAAGTTCAATTGTTTCTATTATTGGTGTAAGTGATTTGATCTTCCAAACAAGAGTTGTAACATCCGTTTCATATAGAGGAGTTGCTCCATTAGTGGTTACAATGATCATCTACTTTATTTTAACATTTAGTTTGACTAAGCTATTAAATCACTATGAAGGGAAGATGAATCATGATTAA
- a CDS encoding amino acid ABC transporter ATP-binding protein: MIKINHLKKAFGDNEVLTDINQEIKKGEVVVIIGPSGSGKSTLLRCLNLLEIPTSGEITFDGTALTGLNESKMNQLREKMGMVFQSFNLFPHMTVLENLKVAPIKVKGLTPEDAHTTAIKLLEQVGLSDKAEAYPASLSGGQQQRVAIARALAMNPDVMLFDEPTSALDPEMVGEVLKVMQELADSGMTMVVVTHEMGFAKEVADRVLFMDDGYIVEEGKPEELFSNPQHERTQNFLAKIL, from the coding sequence ATGATTAAAATAAATCATTTAAAAAAAGCATTTGGCGATAATGAGGTATTAACAGATATCAATCAAGAAATAAAAAAAGGAGAAGTAGTGGTGATCATAGGTCCTTCAGGATCAGGAAAAAGCACATTGCTTCGCTGTTTAAATCTGTTGGAAATACCAACAAGTGGAGAAATCACTTTTGATGGAACGGCTTTAACTGGCTTAAATGAATCAAAAATGAATCAACTACGTGAAAAAATGGGAATGGTATTTCAAAGTTTTAATTTATTCCCTCATATGACTGTTTTAGAAAATTTGAAAGTAGCACCTATAAAAGTAAAAGGATTAACCCCAGAAGATGCTCATACAACAGCAATCAAACTATTAGAACAAGTTGGCTTATCAGATAAAGCTGAAGCATATCCTGCCAGTTTATCCGGTGGACAACAACAAAGGGTCGCAATTGCGCGCGCTTTAGCCATGAATCCAGATGTCATGCTGTTTGATGAACCCACTTCAGCATTAGATCCTGAAATGGTAGGAGAAGTGCTGAAGGTTATGCAAGAATTAGCCGATTCAGGCATGACCATGGTTGTTGTAACTCACGAAATGGGCTTTGCAAAAGAAGTGGCTGATCGGGTACTCTTTATGGATGACGGTTACATTGTTGAAGAAGGTAAACCTGAGGAACTTTTTAGCAATCCTCAACATGAGAGAACGCAAAACTTTTTAGCTAAAATATTATAA
- a CDS encoding cation diffusion facilitator family transporter: protein MATLKLIVASYSGSSALRADGLNNTTDTIASIAILIGLRLARRPPDDNHPYGHWKAETVASMVNSFIMLAVRLEVLISGVQHFFTPERTSPDLIAGYVGLFSSIILMSVYLYNKKLAKKHKSQALKAVSKDTFNDSLISFSTAIAIFASNFSMAWLDSVMAIFVSLIILKIAIEIFRGSAFELSDGFNENSLIKFQQTNLTLHEVLEVESIKGRTYGTIIYVEVIIKTNPEMTVKRSHELTEQVENLLAADFGVFDTKVHVEPSTLIDS from the coding sequence ATTGCTACATTAAAACTAATCGTAGCCAGTTATTCAGGCTCTAGTGCTTTACGAGCTGATGGACTGAATAATACAACAGACACCATTGCTTCAATAGCGATTCTTATAGGATTAAGGCTGGCTAGAAGGCCGCCAGATGATAATCATCCTTACGGTCACTGGAAAGCTGAAACGGTTGCTAGCATGGTAAATTCTTTCATTATGCTCGCTGTTAGATTAGAGGTTCTTATTTCTGGAGTACAGCATTTTTTCACTCCCGAAAGAACCTCTCCTGATTTAATTGCAGGCTATGTAGGACTCTTTTCAAGTATTATTTTGATGTCTGTTTATCTGTACAATAAAAAATTAGCAAAAAAACACAAAAGTCAGGCATTAAAAGCGGTTTCGAAAGATACTTTTAATGATAGTTTGATCAGTTTCTCGACGGCCATTGCTATTTTTGCTTCTAATTTTAGTATGGCATGGTTAGATAGTGTAATGGCTATCTTTGTTTCACTCATTATATTAAAGATCGCTATTGAAATATTTAGAGGAAGTGCTTTTGAATTATCTGATGGCTTTAATGAAAACAGCTTAATAAAATTTCAGCAAACTAACCTAACGTTACATGAAGTTTTAGAAGTTGAATCTATTAAAGGAAGAACTTATGGAACGATTATTTATGTTGAGGTCATTATAAAAACTAATCCAGAAATGACAGTTAAAAGAAGCCACGAGTTAACAGAACAAGTTGAAAATCTTTTAGCCGCTGATTTTGGTGTTTTTGATACAAAAGTTCATGTCGAGCCAAGTACTTTAATTGATAGTTAA
- a CDS encoding PTS fructose transporter subunit IIABC yields the protein MNIIDLLVKDAMILNLRATTKEGAIDEMIASLLANNRINDAATFKQGIMHRESLTSTGLGDGIAMPHAKTTAVNEATVVFAKSTDGIDYDSLDGQPAHLFFMIAAPEGANDTHLQALANLSRLLIHPDFVLSLKEAKSADEVLSLFSAAQEIQEKEAAAEIEASNAPEVKQDSKRPFVIAVTACPTGIAHTYMAEDSLKKKAAEMGVEIKVETNGSDGIKNRLTAEDIKRADGVIIAADKKVELARFNGKPMLQRPVSDGIRKSEELITKAMNKQAPIYSSNGQIDESTEEASGSWVNKVYKDLMNGISTMLPFVVGGGILLAISFLVERTLGDTSSLFLFLNGVGGNAFNFLIPILAGYIALSIADRPGLMPGMVGGLIAVNSNAGFLGGLAAGFLAGYTILALKKGLKGLPQALNGLKSILFYPILGLLITGGLMFFIVGPIFATINLAMITFLENLGTGNAVLLGAVLGGMMAIDMGGPFNKAAYAFSIGIFTDTGDGSLMAAVMAGGMIPPLAIALASTFFRNKFNEDEKKSALANYVMGLSFITEGAIPFAAADPLRTIGSSIIGAAIAGGLTQFWDITIPAPHGGIFVVALSNHWFLFLVALAIGSAISAVILGLWRKPVTAK from the coding sequence ATGAATATTATTGACTTATTAGTTAAAGACGCTATGATATTGAATCTAAGAGCAACAACAAAAGAAGGCGCTATTGATGAAATGATTGCCAGCTTACTGGCAAATAACCGTATCAATGATGCTGCTACGTTTAAACAAGGAATCATGCATCGTGAATCTCTTACTTCTACAGGGCTAGGAGACGGAATTGCTATGCCACATGCTAAAACAACTGCTGTAAATGAAGCAACCGTTGTATTTGCTAAAAGCACAGATGGTATTGACTATGATTCATTAGACGGTCAACCTGCTCATTTATTCTTTATGATCGCAGCTCCAGAAGGCGCAAATGATACTCATTTACAAGCACTAGCTAATCTTTCTCGCTTGCTGATTCATCCTGACTTTGTCTTATCTTTAAAAGAAGCAAAATCAGCTGATGAAGTTCTGTCACTTTTTTCCGCAGCTCAAGAAATACAAGAAAAAGAAGCTGCTGCTGAAATTGAAGCATCTAATGCTCCAGAAGTAAAGCAAGATTCTAAAAGACCATTCGTTATTGCAGTAACAGCTTGTCCAACAGGCATTGCGCACACTTATATGGCTGAAGATTCTTTGAAGAAAAAAGCAGCTGAAATGGGTGTTGAAATTAAGGTTGAAACAAATGGCTCTGATGGAATTAAAAATCGTTTAACAGCTGAAGATATTAAAAGAGCTGACGGCGTTATTATTGCTGCTGACAAAAAAGTAGAATTAGCTCGTTTTAACGGAAAACCAATGTTGCAACGTCCAGTTAGTGATGGCATTCGTAAATCAGAAGAATTGATTACAAAAGCAATGAACAAACAAGCTCCTATCTACTCATCAAATGGTCAAATAGATGAATCAACTGAAGAAGCATCTGGTTCATGGGTAAACAAAGTTTATAAAGATTTAATGAATGGTATTTCTACTATGTTACCTTTCGTTGTAGGTGGAGGAATATTGTTGGCTATCTCTTTCTTAGTTGAAAGAACATTAGGTGATACAAGTTCACTATTCTTATTCTTAAATGGTGTTGGGGGCAATGCCTTTAACTTCTTGATTCCTATTTTAGCTGGTTATATCGCATTAAGTATTGCTGATCGTCCTGGTTTAATGCCTGGTATGGTTGGTGGACTGATTGCTGTAAACAGTAATGCTGGTTTCCTTGGTGGACTTGCAGCTGGTTTCCTAGCTGGTTATACGATCCTAGCCTTGAAAAAAGGATTAAAAGGATTACCTCAAGCGCTTAACGGATTAAAATCAATTCTTTTCTACCCTATTCTTGGGTTACTAATTACTGGTGGACTAATGTTCTTTATCGTTGGACCAATTTTCGCAACTATCAATCTTGCAATGATTACTTTCTTAGAAAATCTTGGTACAGGTAATGCAGTTCTCTTAGGTGCTGTACTTGGTGGCATGATGGCTATCGACATGGGTGGTCCCTTCAATAAAGCTGCTTATGCCTTCTCTATCGGAATTTTTACTGATACTGGTGATGGAAGCTTAATGGCTGCAGTAATGGCCGGTGGAATGATTCCACCGTTAGCTATCGCTTTAGCAAGTACATTCTTTAGAAATAAATTTAATGAAGATGAAAAAAAATCTGCATTAGCAAACTACGTGATGGGATTATCATTCATTACAGAAGGTGCAATTCCTTTCGCAGCTGCTGATCCTCTACGTACGATCGGTTCTTCAATTATTGGAGCCGCTATAGCTGGTGGATTGACACAATTCTGGGATATTACGATCCCTGCTCCACATGGAGGAATATTTGTTGTAGCACTTTCAAATCATTGGTTCTTGTTCTTAGTAGCGTTAGCTATTGGTTCTGCTATTTCAGCAGTTATTCTTGGCCTCTGGAGAAAACCAGTTACAGCTAAATAA
- the pfkB gene encoding 1-phosphofructokinase: protein MIYTVTLNPSIDYIVQVPSVQLGALNRMNKDLKLPGGKGINVSRVLNRLNQPSTALGFLGGFTGNFISDWLEKEGVHTQFVSIEGDTRINVKLKSDTETELNAQGPAITKAEANQLMDQIESLTAEDIIILSGNKPPSLSENFYQELITKVVSKQANFVIDTAGTELLNALAHKPLLVKPNHHELADLFGVEIGSVEESIPYGKKLLALGAKHALVSMAGDGALFFTGEKVYRAVVPKGIVKNSVGAGDSMVAGFIGELVDTKDPLRAFKKSVATGSATAFSDDLATRSEIEALLKEVIVTEIAL, encoded by the coding sequence ATGATCTATACTGTAACACTGAATCCATCGATCGACTACATTGTACAAGTTCCTTCTGTGCAATTAGGTGCGTTGAATCGTATGAATAAAGACCTAAAACTTCCGGGTGGTAAAGGAATAAATGTTTCACGTGTTTTGAATCGCCTTAACCAACCTTCAACAGCTTTAGGTTTTCTCGGCGGCTTTACTGGCAATTTCATTTCAGATTGGTTGGAAAAAGAAGGTGTCCATACACAATTTGTTTCTATTGAAGGCGATACACGTATCAATGTTAAGTTAAAGTCTGATACTGAAACTGAATTAAATGCGCAAGGTCCAGCTATTACAAAAGCTGAAGCAAATCAATTAATGGATCAAATAGAATCATTAACAGCTGAGGACATTATCATTCTTTCTGGAAACAAGCCCCCTTCTTTATCCGAAAATTTTTATCAAGAGTTGATTACAAAAGTTGTTTCGAAACAAGCGAATTTTGTGATTGATACTGCTGGTACAGAATTATTGAATGCATTAGCACATAAACCTTTGTTAGTGAAACCGAATCACCATGAGTTAGCAGATCTTTTTGGTGTTGAGATTGGATCTGTTGAGGAATCTATCCCTTACGGAAAAAAACTCCTTGCTTTAGGCGCTAAACATGCGCTTGTTTCTATGGCTGGTGATGGTGCTTTATTCTTCACAGGCGAAAAGGTTTATCGCGCCGTTGTTCCTAAAGGAATCGTTAAAAATTCAGTGGGAGCTGGAGATTCTATGGTCGCCGGTTTTATTGGAGAATTAGTTGACACTAAAGATCCGCTAAGAGCGTTCAAAAAAAGTGTTGCTACTGGAAGTGCTACTGCTTTTTCTGATGATCTAGCAACTAGATCTGAAATAGAAGCGTTATTAAAAGAAGTTATAGTAACAGAAATTGCTTTATAA
- a CDS encoding DeoR/GlpR family DNA-binding transcription regulator translates to MLTEERYNFITEKLNDYGVIKSQELMIEMDCSESTIRRDLATLEEQGKLIRVHGGAKRVYTVEQEQTLSEKAIKNIQKKKKIAELAASFVEDEDTIFLDAGSTTFFMVPFLKEKNIRIVTNAVQHALLLANQNNDVLLIGGKLKNTTQAIVGATSIEQLARYRFTKSFLGMNGIDRDYGFTTPDPEEASVKQQAVMNSSKAYVLADETKFNKVTFVKVCNIDDALIITDHLTDKNRQNYFNKTTILEVKS, encoded by the coding sequence ATGCTTACTGAAGAACGCTACAACTTCATAACAGAAAAATTAAACGATTATGGAGTGATCAAATCTCAAGAACTCATGATTGAAATGGATTGTTCAGAGTCTACAATCCGACGTGACCTAGCTACGTTGGAGGAACAAGGAAAACTTATACGTGTACATGGCGGCGCTAAAAGAGTTTATACTGTGGAGCAAGAGCAAACGCTTAGCGAGAAAGCAATCAAAAACATCCAGAAAAAAAAGAAAATTGCTGAATTAGCAGCCTCTTTTGTTGAAGATGAAGATACTATTTTTTTGGATGCCGGATCAACAACTTTTTTTATGGTACCTTTTTTAAAAGAAAAAAATATCCGTATTGTAACAAATGCTGTTCAACACGCTCTCCTACTTGCGAATCAAAACAATGATGTTTTACTCATTGGTGGGAAGCTAAAAAATACTACTCAAGCAATTGTCGGAGCTACAAGTATTGAACAATTAGCTCGTTACCGTTTCACGAAATCTTTTTTAGGAATGAATGGCATCGATAGAGACTATGGGTTTACCACTCCTGATCCAGAAGAAGCCTCAGTCAAACAGCAAGCTGTGATGAACAGCTCAAAGGCATATGTTTTGGCTGATGAAACAAAATTTAATAAAGTTACATTTGTAAAGGTTTGTAATATCGACGATGCTTTGATCATTACAGATCATCTCACCGATAAAAATCGTCAAAATTATTTTAACAAGACAACAATATTGGAGGTAAAATCATGA
- a CDS encoding peptidylprolyl isomerase, whose translation MIFGIHTLSKSTGASFTTIFSPESSLTQATSSDENQLDFPQLTNKVVENEIEIEIITTLGTIKAKIFPDLAPKAVENFITHSDEGYYDETIFHRVLTDFMIQGGDPKGDGTGGESIWGDPFETEISPQLFHIRGALAMAKTNAPISIGSQFYIVQNPLDVSASADPTTTPDEIIDAYISGGYPSLDQLYTVFGQVIEGMDVVDAISEVETDSLNKPLQEVKIESIKVID comes from the coding sequence GGTGCAAGTTTCACAACCATATTTTCTCCTGAAAGTTCGCTTACTCAAGCGACTTCTTCTGATGAAAATCAATTAGATTTCCCTCAACTTACTAATAAAGTAGTTGAAAATGAAATCGAGATTGAAATTATCACGACTTTAGGTACTATTAAAGCCAAAATCTTTCCTGATTTAGCTCCAAAGGCAGTGGAAAATTTTATTACTCATAGTGATGAAGGCTATTACGATGAGACGATCTTTCACCGTGTCTTAACTGACTTTATGATTCAAGGCGGTGACCCTAAAGGAGATGGCACTGGCGGAGAGAGCATCTGGGGGGACCCATTCGAAACAGAAATTTCTCCTCAATTATTTCATATCCGTGGCGCTTTAGCGATGGCTAAAACAAATGCTCCTATTTCGATAGGCAGCCAATTTTATATCGTTCAAAATCCTTTAGATGTTAGTGCGTCAGCCGACCCTACTACCACACCAGATGAAATAATTGATGCTTACATATCCGGTGGCTATCCTTCCCTAGATCAACTCTACACAGTCTTTGGTCAGGTAATCGAAGGAATGGATGTTGTCGATGCGATAAGTGAAGTTGAAACAGATTCGCTTAATAAACCTTTACAAGAAGTTAAAATCGAATCTATCAAAGTAATAGATTGA